The proteins below come from a single Chryseobacterium bernardetii genomic window:
- a CDS encoding DUF4133 domain-containing protein, whose product MGFYLYKGLKKPLVFFGLKGKYIFYAVGVIGVGVIAALILSKFGLLGSLLGLAGTGGGVYFIFKRQDKYGLYAKTKNFDQVLIFPKKINNKTLLGYVQNKETSI is encoded by the coding sequence ATGGGGTTCTATCTCTACAAGGGGCTTAAAAAACCCCTTGTATTCTTCGGGCTTAAAGGCAAATACATCTTTTATGCAGTAGGAGTCATTGGAGTCGGTGTCATCGCAGCACTCATATTATCCAAATTCGGATTGCTGGGTTCTCTTTTAGGACTCGCAGGTACAGGAGGAGGCGTCTATTTCATCTTCAAAAGACAGGATAAATATGGTCTGTACGCTAAGACCAAAAACTTCGATCAAGTTTTGATTTTCCCCAAAAAAATAAACAATAAAACACTTTTAGGTTATGTCCAAAATAAAGAAACAAGCATTTGA
- a CDS encoding ParA family protein, producing MIITFATQKGGTGKTTLAIAFANYVSAHSKRMIKVFDFDFQKSFYHKWKEDELLEIPKIYDVEIIDEENEEPFTDFDSLIALKESEEINIFDLAGTLDVKYSDLLIYSDFIVIPFEYSNVSAKSTLVFINFLGLLESQAERVFIRSRFDKGYVYQNQEGMDAEISRYGLLLKNPVFKRNCLQILDTRKLTNHQRYAVEKSFNELIDHINKCLEITL from the coding sequence ATGATAATCACATTTGCAACGCAGAAAGGAGGAACAGGTAAAACAACGCTTGCAATTGCTTTTGCCAATTATGTTTCTGCTCATTCTAAAAGAATGATCAAGGTCTTCGATTTCGATTTTCAAAAATCGTTTTACCACAAATGGAAAGAAGATGAATTGCTGGAAATTCCAAAAATATATGATGTTGAAATCATTGATGAAGAGAATGAAGAACCCTTCACGGATTTTGATAGTTTGATAGCATTGAAAGAAAGTGAAGAGATAAACATATTCGACCTTGCAGGAACATTGGATGTAAAGTACAGCGACCTTCTTATTTACAGTGATTTTATTGTCATTCCCTTTGAATATTCAAATGTCTCAGCAAAATCAACTTTGGTCTTCATTAATTTTTTGGGATTGTTGGAAAGTCAGGCAGAAAGGGTATTCATTCGCTCACGATTTGATAAAGGCTATGTATACCAGAATCAAGAAGGAATGGACGCCGAAATCAGCAGGTATGGACTGCTATTGAAGAATCCTGTATTCAAAAGAAATTGTCTACAAATTCTTGATACCAGAAAATTAACGAATCATCAGAGATATGCTGTGGAGAAATCATTCAACGAATTAATTGACCACATTAACAAATGCCTTGAAATTACATTATAA
- a CDS encoding DUF4134 domain-containing protein, whose translation MNYKSKHYKLFKKLLTACVILLAVTPAFAQGGATAISNAANDIKDYWDPIKLILKAVGGLVGFIGGLRVYNKWTNGDQDVNKEILGYGGAMIFLLVVPEFVTAFFA comes from the coding sequence ATGAACTACAAATCGAAACATTACAAGCTGTTTAAAAAGTTATTGACTGCTTGTGTAATCCTCCTTGCTGTAACCCCAGCATTTGCACAGGGTGGTGCAACAGCAATTTCCAATGCAGCCAATGACATCAAAGATTATTGGGATCCGATCAAGCTTATCCTCAAAGCTGTCGGAGGATTGGTCGGTTTCATCGGAGGTCTGAGAGTGTACAACAAATGGACAAATGGCGATCAGGATGTCAACAAAGAGATCTTGGGCTACGGAGGTGCTATGATCTTCTTATTGGTAGTTCCGGAATTCGTAACAGCATTCTTTGCTTAA